The Apium graveolens cultivar Ventura chromosome 6, ASM990537v1, whole genome shotgun sequence genome contains a region encoding:
- the LOC141667402 gene encoding putative NAD(P)H dehydrogenase (quinone) FQR1-like 2 isoform X1, whose product MGKGGGCVPSKKKAPLGVSGQDAPDVVSDRSITVEEQSQVSDVRPQIQDEVLQTIKKLRIFIVFYSMYGHVESLAKRMKKGVDGIDGVEGVLYRVPETMSQEVLEQMKVPSKGDEIPVISVDDLVEADGLLFGFPTRFGSMSSQMKAFFDSTGKLWNEQKLAGVPAGFFVSTGTQGGGQETTAWTAITQLVHHGMLYVPVGYTFGAGMFNMETVRGGSPYGSGTYSGDGTRQPSDTELALAEHQGKYMAMIVKRLSQPQSSE is encoded by the exons ATGGGGAAGGGAGGAGGCTGTGTTCCAAGCAAAAAGAAAGCACCTTTGGGTGTATCTGGACAAGATGCACCAGATGTAGTAAGTGATAGATCAATTACAGTTGAGGAGCAAAGCCAAGTTTCTGATGTAAGACCTCAAATTCAAGATGAGGTTTTGCAAACAATTAAGAAATTGAGGATTTTTATTGTGTTTTACTCAATGTATGGGCATGTGGAAAGTCTTGCAAAGAGGATGAAGAAAGGGGTGGATGGGATTGATGGGGTTGAAGGGGTTTTGTATCGGGTTCCAGAAACTATGTCACAGGAGGTTTTGGAGCAAATGAAGGTGCCTTCTAAGGGGGATGAGATTCCAGTGATATCTGTTGATGATTTGGTAGAGGCTGATGGTTTGTTGTTTGGATTCCCGACAAGGTTTGGTAGTATGTCTTCACAAATGAAGGCATTTTTTGATTCAACTGGGAAGTTGTGGAATGAGCAGAAGCTTGCTGGGGTGCCTGCAGGATTCTTTGTGAGTACGGGCACACAAGGGGGTGGACAAGAAACCACGGC TTGGACAGCCATTACTCAATTAGTCCATCATGGAATGCTGTATGTTCCAGTAGGATATACATTTGGAGCCGGAATGTTTAACATGGAAACCGTAAGAGGAGGTTCTCCTTATGGTTCTGGGACTTACTCAGGCGATGGCACAAGACAACCAAGTGATACAGAGCTTGCACTAGCAGAGCACCAGGGCAAGTACATGGCCATGATTGTCAAGAGACTTTCTCAGCCTCAATCATCTGAATGA
- the LOC141667402 gene encoding putative NAD(P)H dehydrogenase (quinone) FQR1-like 2 isoform X2 has protein sequence MYGHVESLAKRMKKGVDGIDGVEGVLYRVPETMSQEVLEQMKVPSKGDEIPVISVDDLVEADGLLFGFPTRFGSMSSQMKAFFDSTGKLWNEQKLAGVPAGFFVSTGTQGGGQETTAWTAITQLVHHGMLYVPVGYTFGAGMFNMETVRGGSPYGSGTYSGDGTRQPSDTELALAEHQGKYMAMIVKRLSQPQSSE, from the exons ATGTATGGGCATGTGGAAAGTCTTGCAAAGAGGATGAAGAAAGGGGTGGATGGGATTGATGGGGTTGAAGGGGTTTTGTATCGGGTTCCAGAAACTATGTCACAGGAGGTTTTGGAGCAAATGAAGGTGCCTTCTAAGGGGGATGAGATTCCAGTGATATCTGTTGATGATTTGGTAGAGGCTGATGGTTTGTTGTTTGGATTCCCGACAAGGTTTGGTAGTATGTCTTCACAAATGAAGGCATTTTTTGATTCAACTGGGAAGTTGTGGAATGAGCAGAAGCTTGCTGGGGTGCCTGCAGGATTCTTTGTGAGTACGGGCACACAAGGGGGTGGACAAGAAACCACGGC TTGGACAGCCATTACTCAATTAGTCCATCATGGAATGCTGTATGTTCCAGTAGGATATACATTTGGAGCCGGAATGTTTAACATGGAAACCGTAAGAGGAGGTTCTCCTTATGGTTCTGGGACTTACTCAGGCGATGGCACAAGACAACCAAGTGATACAGAGCTTGCACTAGCAGAGCACCAGGGCAAGTACATGGCCATGATTGTCAAGAGACTTTCTCAGCCTCAATCATCTGAATGA